The DNA window TGGTGTCCCGGACGAGGGGATCGGATTCACCAACGGCGTGGCTGGAGCGCCATTCCTATTCGACCTCGGAGGCTTCCTAGGCTGTGGCGACCGGCACCCCGATTACCTCCTCGCCCCAGGAATGTGCAATGGCCCGACGGCGGCGTTCGACACTTCGATGTCCCTCGTCGATCTCAGCCTGCCCGCGCCGATCTGCATTCGACCGTATGGCTCCGGGGCCGGCGGTCTCGACATGCTCATCGACAGCTTCGACGAGACGACACTGACGATGAGAGAGCCGGCGGTCTCCATTCTGCGACTGACGCTCGACTCGGGTCTGCCGTCGCAGGTGGACATCGCGACGCTCCGGACCGGCAGACACTACCTCCTCACGATCATGCTGACCGACGGAATCACGCCTCCCATCGGCGTGGAGGGGACCTTCCAATCGCTGGGTGAGTCGCGGATGGTGTTCGTTGGACCGAACAGTCCTCCGCGCGCAGTGATTACATCGGCGGCGACGGTCGAATGCTCGGGCCCGGCGGGCAGTGTGGTCACGCTCGACGCGTCGGCTTCGACCGACCCCGACTCGACACCCGGGACGAACGATGACATTGTGTCGTATGAGTGGTTCCGGGACCCTGGACAACCCGACGAGCAGCCGTCGGGTTCAGGTGCCGTGCTCAACGTGAGCCTGACTCTCGGCGCGCACACGATCGAGCTGCGGGTGACAGACTCGAAGGGACTGACGGACACGACCCAGAAGGTCGTCACGGTTGTGGATTCATCCCCACCTCATTTGATCTGTCCGGTCGCGGCGAGCACTGAGTGCACGACTGCCGACGGGGCGCAGGTGCAGGTCCTGGCGACCGCGTCGGACGCCTGCAGCTCCACGGTCACCATCACGGGCAGCCGCTCCACGGGAGCGGACGCCTCGGGGATCTACCCGCTCGGGACGACACCCGTGACGTTCACCGCGAGGGACGCGACAGGCAACACGGCGACATGCACGACACATGTCACGGTGCGCGACACGACGCCGCCCCTGTTGACGCTGGCGGCCTACCCGTCCGTCCTCTGGCCGCCCAACCACCGCCTGGTGCCGGTGAGGGTCGGCTGGCAGGTGAGCGACCGGTGCGATCCGGCGGCGACGGCGCGTCTGGTCTCGGTCGTGAGCAGCGAGCCGGACGACGCGCCCGGGGACGGCGACGGCCGGACCACCGGCGACGTCATGGGCGCCGACGTCGGCACGTCGGACGGCGAAGTCCTGCTGCGAGCGGAGCGATCGGGCGACGGGCCGGGTCGGTCGTACGAGCTGACCTACGCGGCCAGGGATGCCTCGGGAAACAGCGCCTCGGCCCTCGCCGTGGTGACTGTGCCGCACGACCTGGGAGAAGGGCCTGACCCGGTGAGCCTGCGGCTCGAACCGGGCGGGGCGGCGGGTCTGGCGCGCGTGTACTGGAGCGCCGTGAGCGGGGCGCAGGCCTACGACGTGATCGCAGGAGATGTCGCGAGCCTGAAGGTGGACGGGAACCGGATCACGCTGGGGGCTGTGCGTGTCCCGGCGCGGCTGATCACGTCGGCCTCCTTCACGGAGGGGGTCGGGTCGCCCGCCGCGAGCGCGATCCCGCCGGCGGGCCGGGCCTTCTTCTACCTGGTGGACTACCGGGTGGGTCGCGGCACGAGCGGGTTCGGCACGGAGGCGGTGCCGCTGCCGCTCGAGCCGGCATCGTGCGACGGCGGTTGTCCGGGGGAAGAAGACAATCTCATCTCCTCGGGCGGCGGGGCGCCGAAGCGACGCTGAGTTGTGGGCCTGATCGAAAATGTCAAAATAGCAATTGCATGCGAGTGTGACTCGCGGTACATTCCCCGCAGCCCGACCGAGGAGAAGGGCCGGGGACTCAAGCCGCAGAGACCCCCCTCAGTTGAAGTGCCTCACAGTCCCGCAACATCTCGCCGCCGTGATCGCTGTACGCAGTCGTCGCAGAGTTCTCGGAACAGGAATCTGATCGCTGTCGCCGCAGACAAGGCAGGGCCGGGGTATGGATCTGCCCGATCTCATCCGTGAGGCGATTGTGGCGGGCCGGCTGCGCGAGCCGTTCAGCGCCCGCGAGGCGGCGAGGGCTCTCGAGAATCCCGATTGGCCGCTGTCGCGCGTGCACAGCTTCCTGGTCCGCTACTGCATGGGGAACCTGGCGGCGAGCCAGGTCCTGGTGGAGCGCGTGACGTACGGACGCTACCGGCTTCTGTACGACGGCCCGCGCGACACCGTTCCGCAGCCGACGAAATTCCGCAGACGTCCAGCCAGAAGCGACAGAAGGGAGGACCCTCACCCGCCGGGCGAACCCGAGTCCTGACCCGCCTTCACGCCCAGGGACGGTCCATGCGCCCCGTCTCCCAGGGTCTCCCAGCCTCCGGCGCCGGCGCGGAACGGCCGGCGCCGGAGGCCCGCGCGCGCCCGACCGCGGCCGTCCTTGCGCTGCCCGCGATCGATTCGGTATCGTGGCTCCCTGCGGGGGGCGGCATGACGACAGCGTCGTGGACGGGCCGGGTGATCGCGATCGGGGGCGTGCTGGCGTCGATCGGCCTGACGGGGGCCGAGAAGACCGTCATCACGCTTCCGTTCATGGGGGTCGCGTCCGGCACCACGACGCTCGTCTTCGAGAATGCCCAGGCGGTGGATCCGACCGGCACACCGATCGCCGGCATCCAGGTCAGCGGCCCCGTGGACCTGACCTCTCCCTGAGATCTCGCCGGTCGTTCCAGCCGCTCTGTCGATTATGATAGGCGGCGCATGAAGAGCCTGGTTCTCGTCAAGCAGGTGCCGAACACCGATTCGCCGTTCCGCATCAACTCCTCCGGCACCTGGGTGGACGAGAGCAATCTCACCTACGGTCTGAACGACTACGATCGCTACGCCCTGGAGGAGGTGCTGCGGCTGAAGGACGCCGGCCGAGTCGCCGAGGTGGTGGCCCTGACTGTCGGGCCGGAGCGCGCCTCCACGGCGCTCAGGACCTGCCTGGCCACCGGGGCCGACCGGGCCGTGCACGTCAAGGACACAGCACTCGAGGGCGCCGACCCGCTGTCGATCGCGCGCGTCATCGTGGCGGCCGTCAAGGACGAGGGATTCTCGCTGATCCTGGCGGGTCTGCAGGCCGACGACGACAACGCCATGCAGGTCGGCCCATTCGTGGCGCGTC is part of the Candidatus Dormiibacterota bacterium genome and encodes:
- a CDS encoding electron transfer flavoprotein subunit beta/FixA family protein; translated protein: MKSLVLVKQVPNTDSPFRINSSGTWVDESNLTYGLNDYDRYALEEVLRLKDAGRVAEVVALTVGPERASTALRTCLATGADRAVHVKDTALEGADPLSIARVIVAAVKDEGFSLILAGLQADDDNAMQVGPFVARLLDRPCATAAMSLALQENGVVRVERELENNRLQIVDLTLPAVITVQTGINEPRYASLKGIMAAKKKEIRTLSLADLKLGAAEIAASKGRYRTVRLAPPPKGKGAEVLTGSADKIAKDLVTRIREKTGVI